The genomic segment TACAGTCTGATCCAAGACTTTTTTCTTCAGTGTCTCTGGTAGGAAAACTCTGAAAGAGAGTAAACCAAAATAAAATGTATCAGAGCACTAAAACAAATGCTTTCTGAATGGCACAACGCTGAAAGGAAGTAGTATACACCTAACATCCATGTCATGCTAATAAAATGTCTATTGCAGCAAATCTTGTACCGTGTAGAGAATTTGTTTATAAAATCTCATTCCAAACAAGCAAAGAGCATGGTGAAGAGTTTACAGACTGGAGAGTTAAATGGGGTGAATGATAGTCTTGACGTATTTAAAATGcagtcccttttttatggtattttttgagatttactatgtggcaggcactgttctaagcactgggttagattcaagctaatcaggccggatgcagtccctgtccaacatagggctcacaatctaagtaggagggagaacaggtattgaaaccatgttttgccattgaggaaactgaggcacagagaagttaaatggcttaccctaggtcacacagcaggcaagtggcagagccgagattagaacccaggtcctttggctcccaggcctgtgttttatccactaggtcatgttgcttcccattcCTGCCTCCTAAAATTTTAAGCTACCTCTACAATTTAAAGAGAGTGACTCTCCCAGAATATAAAATGTGGATATTTTTGGGTGGGGGTCACACGGAAGAGATTCAAGACTGTGCTTTCAGCTCGATGGCCGCAGGAAAGATTGGAAACCCTCCGTGTTTTTGAATAAGGTCCTGGCCAACTTAGAGATCTTTTGCTAGCAAACCCAGGATATGTAGTTTATTGTGTTTGATTTGCTAAAAGCTGACTGTAACTACACActttttcaaaaaacaaaaacctctttCTTCTCTCAGGCTACTCGACATGCAGAAATGGTAGCAATTGATCAGGTCTTAAATTGGTGTCTCCGTCGCAGCAAGAATCCGGCAGAAGTGTTCCAACGCACAGTTTTGTACGTAACTGTGGAGCCATGTATCATGTGTGCTGCAGCCTTGCGCATAATGAGTATCCTTTGATTTCCGATCGGGACTAGGAAGATTGTCTTAATACGAGTAAGATACAGCTAAAGGCATCCTTTACTGCTAGAAGCAAATTGCTGGACTGATTTTCTAGTGTCAGATTAAGAGGTAAAATTGTAATTGGAAACTGAACTCACCATTCCTGACTGGAAGTTGATTATCCTTCCAACATGATTATCCTCCTGCAGTTACCAAAAAATCCAAGTTGACAGAACACAGGACAGTGGTGAGAGTCCCAGGTTTAGATGTCACTGTCTGATTTCATCACCATGGATACACCAGACCTTGTAATCACACAAATTTGAAAGGGAAAACAACGCTATTAAATCTCCTTGAATAGTGTTGTCAGACAGTTCTCAAAAATGCTAAAGAACGATTACCACTGGCATCTTTTATGAAATAAATATGACCTTGGAGCACATCTCATATTTGCTAATAAAGAAGTCCCTTTCGTTCTATGAACCAGGAAGCTCCGATAGAATATTATAGGCCCAGATTTGACTTGTCTTCAGTTATTGTGTTTCAAGGGGGAAATACTTTAACTTCACTTGGTGTAGGACCTTAATTCTTGCGCAGGAATACCTTTGGTTGTATATGGCTGTCAGAACGAGCGATTTGGAGGTTGTGGCTCTGTTCTGAACATCTCCTCCGATGACTTACCAAATACCGGCACTGCATTCCAGGTAAAAAGGGAACTCCATGTTTGGTTTCTTTCATTTTTAAGTATTAATTTAATTTTCTTCTTGACTTTGGGCTACTATTCCTGCGTGGTCGGGTGCCAAGGAATCATTATTTTTGTAGACTAATGTCAGTAAGGGACTTCAAGAATCGATCTTACCAATGGTTCTTTTTAGGCAGGCCCCCCTCCCAAACAAGTGGTTGTCTTCTGTaggaataatagtggtatttattaagtgcttacaacatgccaagcCCTAtagtaagcagtggggtagaatacaagataaacagatcccacatggggctctcagtctaagcaggacagAGGACCGGGATTGCATTCCCATttagcaggtgagggaactgcagcacagggaagtaaagtgtcttgcccaaggaa from the Tachyglossus aculeatus isolate mTacAcu1 chromosome 2, mTacAcu1.pri, whole genome shotgun sequence genome contains:
- the ADAT2 gene encoding tRNA-specific adenosine deaminase 2 isoform X2, whose translation is MVYNNQMVGMGRNEVNETKNATRHAEMVAIDQVLNWCLRRSKNPAEVFQRTVLYVTVEPCIMCAAALRIMRIPLVVYGCQNERFGGCGSVLNISSDDLPNTGTAFQCIPGHRAKEAVEMLKTFYKQENPNAPQSKVRKLNGHKR